From Planktothrix serta PCC 8927:
TAGGAGTAAATCAAAATTTACAAACTGAAGCGGAACAAGAGCTAACACAGTTAGATCAATTAATTGAGAAAAAAATCAGAATTTATAAATCTGTTATGAGAGATGCTTTTTTTAGGAAATCCATTATTCATATTTATGATTATAAATGTGCATTTTGTGGTTTAAGGGTAACTCGTTCTATTAATCAAACTATTGTTGATGGAGCGCATATCAAACCGATATCTTTATTTTATGATAATAAAATTGATAATGGAATTTCATTTTGTAAAAATCATCATTGGGCATTTGATCGAGGTTGGTTTACTATAGATAATGATTATAAAATTATTGTTGCAGAAGATTTACAAGAAATATCACCTCATGCTAGACCCATGAGAGATTTTAATGGAGATTCTATATTTCTCCCCAACATTGAAAAATTTTATCCAAGGCTTGATGCTATTCAGTGGCATAGAAGCAATATTTTCAAATCAGAATTAGGGTGATATCAAAATGGCAATTGATCAACAAATATCTTTATTCCCCTCTCGGAATGTTGAAGGATTTATCAATGATCTTGAAATTCTTAACCAAGAAGTTCAAGATTTATATTGTTTAGATGAAATTCCTTGGGTTATTGGTTATTCTGGAGGAAAAGATAGTACAGCAAGTTTACAGCTTATTTGGAATGCGATCGCAACACTGCCACCCGAAAAACTTAATAAGAAAATTTATGTTATTAGTACAGATACTTTAGTAGAAAATCCTATTGTTTCTGCTTGGGTTAATAATTCTTTAAATAGAATGAAATTAGTTGCACAGAAAAATAATTTGCCTATTGAACCTCATTTATTAATGCCTGAAGTGACGCAAACTTATTGGGCTGGTTTAATAGGGAAAGGTTATCCTGCACCTCGTCATCGGTTTAGATGGTGTACTGGACGCTTAAAAATTGATCCCTCTAACCGTTTTATTCGTGATGTTGTGCGGTCAAATGGGGAAGCTATTGTAATTTTAGGAACGCGGAAAACAGAAAGTTCTAACCGTGCAATGATCATGGCTAAACGTGAAATAAAACGAGTTCGTGATCATCTTTGTCCTCATCCTCATTTACCCAGTTCTCTACTTTATACCCCTATTGAAAGTTGGCGAACTGATGAAGTTTGGATGTATTTAATGCAATGGGAAAACCCTTGGGGTCTGGATAATAAAGAATTATTTGCAATGTATCGAGGTGCAACGGCTGATAATGACTGCCCGCTTGTTGTAGATACTTCTACCCCTAGCTGTGGAAGTTCTCGGTTTGGATGTTGGGTTTGTACTTTGGTAGATAGTGATAAATCATTAACTGCAATGATCCAAAATGATCAAGAAAAAGAATGGTTACAACCTCTTGTTGATCTGCGTTTAGAATTAGATATCCAAAATGATCGAGATAAACGAGATTTTAGGCGACTTGTTGGAACTGTTCAACTGTTTGAACGTAATATTGATGGGGAAATATCTGTTGAACCTATTCCGGGGCCATATACTAAAAAATGGCGAGAACATTGGTTAAGACGGGTATTAGAAGCACAACAACAAATTAGACAAACAGCGCCGGAAGAATATCGAGATATAACCTTAATTACAATAGGAGAACTTAGCGAAATTCGGCGAATATGGTTAGAAGAAAAACACGAATTTGATGATAGTGTACCTAAAATTTATCAGGAAGTTATGGGAGAAGCGTTTGAAGACCCCCGTTTGGGTGCAGGAAATACTGTTTTAGGTGGAGATGAATGGCAACTTTTAGAAGAACTGAGTCAGGGGGATACGATGTATATGGAACTGATGGCTAAACTCATTGATACCGAACGTCAATATAAAACAATGGCGAGACGAAATGGCATTTATGATGATTTAGAAAAGTGTTTAGAAACCAGTTCTCGACCTCAACAGGCTGCTATTGATAACGCTCATTATGAACGTAATTTGAAAGAAGCCGCAAAAACCGGAAGTGTTGAACAAGTCAAGCAAGCTGTTGAGGGAAAAAACCCTGACCCTCCGCAACAGTTAAGTTGGGCAACTTTGAAATTTCAAAACCCCTCTTAAGAGGTTAACATATCCCTATTTTTATTTATGATTTTCCTAGAATTAACAGTAGAAAACTTTGGCCCCTATCGAGGTAAACAAGTCATTGATTTACGTCCCCAAATTAATGATAATGTGATTAGTCCGATTGTGTTATTAGGTGGCATGAATGGAGGCGGCAAAACAAGCTTAATGGATGCGATGCGGCTGGCACTTTATGGACAACGCGCTCAATGTTCTACCAGGGGAAGTTTAAGTTATCCTGACTTTTTGAAACAAGCTGTTAATAAACAGACTTTAGCTCATGAAGAAACCAGTGTTGAACTGTTATTTGAACATATTATTAAAAATATGCAGGTGCAGTTTAGGGTTAAACGTCGCTGGACAAGAAACCCGAAAAATGGTAAGGATATTTTAGGGATATTAATTGATGACTGGCCGGACTCCGCTTGGTTAGAAACTTGGGATGAACGCATTGAAGATTTTTTCCCTATTGGTATTTCTAATTTA
This genomic window contains:
- a CDS encoding HNH endonuclease, translated to MDSTQQPNNRQTLGDYCKRFSELRVSKIRQRGDAPYKPILLLSVIDLIAQGIIEQNEITVSDELIDTFKKHWQFLGNEGYSGGLHYPFFHLKRENFWHLKLKPDFDGFQPKSINKLKQAVEYAKLDEQLFEFIRNGETRKELVDTLISVWFSDTQKELEDILGVNQNLQTEAEQELTQLDQLIEKKIRIYKSVMRDAFFRKSIIHIYDYKCAFCGLRVTRSINQTIVDGAHIKPISLFYDNKIDNGISFCKNHHWAFDRGWFTIDNDYKIIVAEDLQEISPHARPMRDFNGDSIFLPNIEKFYPRLDAIQWHRSNIFKSELG
- the dndC gene encoding DNA phosphorothioation system sulfurtransferase DndC, giving the protein MAIDQQISLFPSRNVEGFINDLEILNQEVQDLYCLDEIPWVIGYSGGKDSTASLQLIWNAIATLPPEKLNKKIYVISTDTLVENPIVSAWVNNSLNRMKLVAQKNNLPIEPHLLMPEVTQTYWAGLIGKGYPAPRHRFRWCTGRLKIDPSNRFIRDVVRSNGEAIVILGTRKTESSNRAMIMAKREIKRVRDHLCPHPHLPSSLLYTPIESWRTDEVWMYLMQWENPWGLDNKELFAMYRGATADNDCPLVVDTSTPSCGSSRFGCWVCTLVDSDKSLTAMIQNDQEKEWLQPLVDLRLELDIQNDRDKRDFRRLVGTVQLFERNIDGEISVEPIPGPYTKKWREHWLRRVLEAQQQIRQTAPEEYRDITLITIGELSEIRRIWLEEKHEFDDSVPKIYQEVMGEAFEDPRLGAGNTVLGGDEWQLLEELSQGDTMYMELMAKLIDTERQYKTMARRNGIYDDLEKCLETSSRPQQAAIDNAHYERNLKEAAKTGSVEQVKQAVEGKNPDPPQQLSWATLKFQNPS